The following proteins are encoded in a genomic region of Streptococcus equi subsp. equi:
- a CDS encoding macrolide efflux protein — MILRKYNDFCRLFLGRLISNCGDSIYTLVLSWYVLETTNSTWYVGLLNFLIFIPNTFSFIFGKKIDSYPKKNLLVILEWAQLLAVLGIILGMSLREIHASLSLTIIFSCVFLASMVGLNTYTVQDALVPKLIPTKDLAKAEMYMSVAYNGTDYVFTAISGFLLSVISYIPLLFINIVTFLGSILFFRRIAFKEIIEQTNERTDFLSGLRFIWHNKVVLAITLGGAIANFLFASLNVYQLLIAREVGNSAFYGLLVSVSAIGTLVGTTFVANLVLQKLSVGKAFWLATTLLGTGIGLTALVPNRFGLLLLWFLSCLFLGITHVTQKPILRTEIPDEHLGEVFSAFYTVTIPTLALGSLILISLLYFSNKMLRQYDIC, encoded by the coding sequence ATGATATTAAGGAAATATAATGATTTTTGCCGGTTATTTCTGGGGCGACTGATTAGCAATTGCGGTGACTCGATTTATACCCTAGTGCTGTCCTGGTATGTACTAGAAACCACTAATAGTACTTGGTATGTTGGATTATTGAACTTTCTCATTTTTATTCCAAACACCTTCTCCTTTATCTTTGGAAAAAAGATTGATTCGTACCCTAAGAAGAACCTGCTAGTGATTCTGGAGTGGGCCCAATTATTGGCTGTCTTAGGTATTATTTTAGGAATGTCCTTAAGAGAGATACACGCAAGTCTTAGCTTAACCATTATTTTTAGTTGTGTTTTTCTGGCTTCTATGGTTGGGTTGAATACCTATACTGTTCAAGATGCTCTTGTACCTAAACTCATTCCTACTAAAGATCTAGCTAAAGCAGAAATGTATATGTCAGTGGCTTATAATGGAACAGATTATGTTTTTACTGCCATCAGTGGCTTTTTGCTTTCTGTGATCAGCTACATTCCTTTGCTTTTCATTAATATCGTTACCTTCTTAGGTTCAATCCTATTTTTTAGAAGAATAGCATTTAAAGAAATAATTGAACAAACAAATGAACGAACAGACTTTTTAAGTGGCTTGCGCTTTATCTGGCACAATAAAGTGGTGTTAGCCATCACATTGGGAGGTGCTATCGCTAATTTCCTTTTTGCCAGCTTAAATGTCTATCAGTTATTAATAGCAAGAGAGGTAGGGAATTCAGCTTTTTATGGCCTCTTAGTATCTGTAAGTGCTATCGGAACCCTGGTAGGAACAACCTTTGTTGCTAACCTTGTCTTGCAAAAGTTAAGTGTAGGAAAAGCTTTTTGGCTAGCAACTACCCTTTTGGGCACCGGTATTGGCCTTACAGCATTAGTCCCCAACCGTTTTGGTTTGTTGCTTCTTTGGTTTCTTTCCTGTCTATTTCTCGGAATAACGCATGTTACCCAAAAACCTATTTTACGAACTGAGATTCCTGATGAGCATCTTGGTGAAGTTTTCAGTGCTTTTTATACCGTAACCATCCCAACACTTGCCTTGGGTTCGCTTATCTTAATTAGTCTGCTTTATTTCTCAAACAAGATGCTAAGACAATACGATATTTGCTAA
- a CDS encoding collagen-like surface-anchored protein SclG: MTTKEKQTKLMRRYGIFSVVVALTALAGLGAANEVKATAKKSLNELPNPVEIIQYNSTRTTDREARKYLNQLYEFLKPYLGSLEEEAQKGGPQGPVGPAGPRGERGEPGPKGDRGPEGQRGEQGPAGPIGPQGPRGDKGETGEIGPRGEQGPTGPTGKPGERGPKGDRGERGEKGEQGQRGEKGEQGQRGEKGEQGQRGEKGEQGQRGEKGEQGQRGEKGEQGQRGEKGEQGQRGEKGEQGQRGEKGEQGQRGEKGEQGQRGEKGEQGQRGEKGEQGQRGEKGEQGQRGEKGEQGQRGEKGEQGQRGEKGEQSQRGEKGEQGKDTKPSAPKAPEQSPAPQVPKTSEQQSASPKVPAPKSAPSKSAAPAAQKGILPATGETNHPFFTLAALGVIASAGLLTLKRKNN; encoded by the coding sequence ATGACAACTAAAGAAAAACAAACAAAACTAATGCGCAGGTATGGCATTTTCTCGGTAGTCGTTGCCCTAACAGCTCTAGCAGGTCTAGGAGCAGCTAATGAAGTTAAGGCAACTGCTAAAAAATCTTTAAATGAGTTACCTAATCCAGTAGAAATTATTCAATATAATTCAACAAGAACTACTGATAGAGAAGCTAGAAAGTATCTTAATCAATTATATGAGTTTTTGAAACCTTATTTAGGAAGTTTAGAAGAAGAAGCTCAAAAAGGAGGGCCACAAGGACCTGTGGGACCTGCTGGTCCTAGAGGTGAACGCGGAGAACCAGGACCTAAAGGAGACCGAGGTCCTGAGGGCCAAAGAGGTGAGCAAGGCCCAGCGGGGCCTATTGGACCCCAAGGGCCTCGTGGTGACAAGGGTGAAACTGGAGAAATTGGACCTAGGGGAGAACAAGGTCCGACCGGTCCTACTGGTAAGCCAGGAGAGCGTGGCCCTAAGGGTGACAGAGGCGAACGCGGCGAAAAAGGCGAGCAAGGCCAGCGTGGCGAAAAGGGCGAGCAAGGCCAACGTGGCGAAAAAGGTGAACAAGGCCAACGCGGTGAAAAGGGCGAGCAAGGCCAACGTGGCGAAAAAGGTGAACAAGGCCAACGCGGTGAAAAGGGCGAGCAAGGCCAGCGTGGCGAAAAAGGCGAGCAAGGCCAACGTGGCGAAAAGGGCGAGCAAGGCCAACGTGGCGAAAAAGGTGAACAAGGCCAACGCGGTGAAAAGGGCGAGCAAGGCCAACGTGGCGAAAAAGGCGAGCAAGGCCAACGTGGCGAAAAAGGTGAACAAGGCCAACGCGGTGAAAAGGGCGAGCAAGGCCAACGTGGCGAAAAAGGCGAGCAAGGCCAACGTGGCGAAAAAGGTGAACAAGGCCAACGCGGTGAAAAAGGTGAACAAAGCCAACGCGGTGAAAAGGGCGAGCAAGGAAAGGATACCAAACCATCAGCTCCAAAGGCCCCGGAGCAATCTCCTGCTCCACAGGTACCAAAGACTTCAGAGCAGCAGTCAGCTAGTCCTAAGGTACCAGCGCCTAAGTCAGCACCAAGCAAATCAGCGGCTCCAGCAGCTCAAAAGGGTATATTACCAGCTACAGGAGAGACAAATCACCCATTCTTCACCCTTGCAGCTCTCGGCGTCATTGCCAGCGCAGGCCTGCTAACTCTAAAAAGAAAAAACAACTAA
- the idi_1 gene encoding NUDIX hydrolase has translation MVEYWDIYTMNRLKTGRLMERGAAFVEGAYHLVVHACVFNDKGEMLIQQRQKDKEGWPSYWDITVGGSALAGETSQEAVMRELKEELGLTLDLAGVRPHFSITFDNGFDDTFLILQAVDVRKLVLQTEEVQAVRWASRDEILAMIDAGILFPTLRARLICALS, from the coding sequence ATGGTTGAGTATTGGGACATTTATACGATGAATCGTCTTAAGACTGGTAGACTCATGGAGCGTGGAGCTGCTTTTGTAGAGGGTGCTTATCATTTAGTGGTTCACGCCTGTGTCTTTAATGACAAGGGAGAAATGCTGATTCAGCAGCGGCAAAAGGATAAAGAGGGTTGGCCCAGCTATTGGGATATAACGGTAGGCGGCAGCGCTCTTGCAGGTGAGACGTCACAAGAGGCAGTGATGAGAGAACTGAAGGAGGAGCTAGGACTTACTCTTGATTTAGCTGGTGTAAGGCCTCATTTTTCAATTACCTTTGATAATGGCTTTGACGATACTTTTTTGATTTTGCAGGCTGTTGATGTAAGGAAGCTAGTTCTTCAGACAGAGGAGGTACAGGCTGTTCGATGGGCTAGTCGTGATGAGATTTTAGCCATGATTGATGCTGGTATTTTATTCCCTACTTTAAGAGCAAGATTGATATGTGCTTTGAGTTAG
- the ipk gene encoding 4-diphosphocytidyl-2-C-methyl-D-erythritol kinase, whose protein sequence is MTAIIERAPAKINLGLDIQGKRPDGYHDLSMVLVSVDLCDYITVDHLEEDRILLTSNCPRLPINEHNDVYKAAYLLKERFQISTGVSIFLDKRVPVCAGMGGGSSDAAAAIRALNQLWQLKLSPRQMIDIGMQIGSDVPYCLFAGCAQVTGKGEVVKPINGRLSSWVVLVKPEFGISTRTIFWDIDCETISRVPIEDLVSAIEAGDYQRLLATMGNSLEDISIAKRPFIQKVKDKMLQSGADIALMTGSGPTVFALCQTEKQANRVVNSLKGFCKEVYKVRTL, encoded by the coding sequence ATGACTGCAATCATTGAGAGAGCTCCTGCAAAAATAAATCTAGGCTTAGATATTCAAGGCAAGCGACCAGATGGCTATCATGACCTATCTATGGTTCTAGTTAGTGTAGATCTTTGTGATTATATTACAGTGGATCATTTAGAGGAGGATAGGATTTTATTGACCTCTAATTGCCCTAGATTGCCTATTAATGAGCACAATGACGTTTACAAGGCGGCTTATTTGCTGAAAGAGCGATTTCAAATCTCAACAGGTGTCTCTATTTTCTTGGATAAGAGGGTACCTGTTTGTGCTGGTATGGGAGGTGGCTCAAGTGATGCGGCTGCAGCAATCAGAGCATTGAATCAGCTGTGGCAGCTAAAGCTTAGTCCCCGTCAGATGATTGACATTGGCATGCAGATTGGTAGCGATGTGCCTTATTGTCTTTTTGCAGGCTGCGCCCAAGTGACTGGCAAAGGCGAGGTGGTTAAGCCAATCAATGGCCGCTTGTCCTCTTGGGTGGTTCTAGTGAAGCCAGAATTTGGCATTTCTACTAGAACGATTTTTTGGGATATTGATTGTGAGACGATATCTCGAGTGCCGATTGAGGATCTGGTTTCAGCCATTGAGGCAGGTGATTATCAGCGCTTGCTTGCAACGATGGGAAATTCCTTAGAGGATATTTCCATTGCTAAACGGCCGTTTATTCAAAAGGTTAAGGATAAAATGCTGCAGTCAGGAGCAGACATTGCCCTGATGACAGGAAGTGGTCCAACGGTATTTGCCCTATGTCAAACAGAAAAGCAGGCCAATCGTGTGGTGAATAGCCTGAAAGGCTTTTGTAAGGAAGTCTACAAGGTTAGAACGCTGTAG
- the adcR gene encoding MarR family transcriptional regulator, protein MTILEKKLDNLVNRILLKAENQHELLFGACQSDVKLTNTQEHILMLLSQEKLTNTDLAKRLNISQAAVTKAIKGLIKQEMLAGTKDTVDARVTYFELTDLARPIAKEHTHHHDKTLAVYHRLLAHFSAEEQVIVEKFITAFAEELEG, encoded by the coding sequence ATGACAATTTTAGAAAAAAAGCTTGATAATTTGGTTAATCGTATTTTGTTAAAGGCTGAAAATCAGCATGAGCTGCTCTTTGGGGCTTGTCAGAGTGATGTCAAATTAACAAATACTCAGGAGCATATTTTGATGCTTTTGTCACAGGAAAAGCTAACCAATACAGATTTGGCAAAAAGGCTAAATATCAGTCAAGCAGCAGTAACTAAAGCGATTAAAGGCTTGATCAAGCAAGAAATGCTAGCAGGAACAAAGGATACCGTTGATGCTCGAGTAACCTATTTTGAACTGACTGATCTAGCAAGGCCAATCGCTAAGGAGCATACACATCATCACGATAAAACACTAGCTGTTTATCATCGTTTGTTGGCACATTTTTCTGCGGAGGAGCAGGTGATTGTTGAAAAATTTATCACTGCTTTTGCGGAGGAGTTAGAAGGGTAA
- the yusV_1 gene encoding ABC transporter ATP-binding protein has product MRYISVENLSFQYDSEPVLEGISYHLDSGEFVTLTGENGAAKSTLIKATLGILKPRAGQVTIAKQNIHGKKLRIAYLPQQVASFNAGFPSTVYEFVKSGRYPRSGWFTRLSKHDEEHVRTSLESVGMWDSRHKRIGSLSGGQKQRVVIARMFASDPDIFVLDEPTTGMDSGTTDTFYELMHHSAHRHGKAVLMITHDPEEVKAYADRNIHLIRNQRLPWRCFNIHDAEADESKGGSFHA; this is encoded by the coding sequence ATGAGATACATATCGGTGGAAAATCTCTCGTTCCAGTATGACAGTGAGCCTGTTTTAGAGGGAATCAGCTATCATTTGGATAGTGGAGAATTTGTCACATTGACTGGTGAAAATGGTGCTGCCAAGTCAACCCTGATCAAGGCGACCTTGGGGATTTTAAAGCCAAGGGCTGGGCAGGTGACTATAGCTAAACAGAACATTCATGGGAAAAAGCTGAGAATTGCTTACTTGCCACAGCAGGTTGCCAGCTTTAATGCAGGCTTTCCGTCGACTGTTTATGAATTTGTTAAATCAGGCAGATATCCTAGAAGTGGTTGGTTTACCAGACTAAGTAAGCACGATGAGGAGCATGTTCGGACAAGCTTGGAGTCTGTTGGCATGTGGGATAGTCGGCATAAGAGAATAGGGAGTCTATCAGGTGGTCAAAAGCAGCGTGTGGTTATTGCGCGTATGTTTGCTTCTGACCCCGATATTTTTGTGCTTGATGAGCCGACCACAGGAATGGATAGTGGAACAACAGATACTTTTTATGAGTTGATGCACCACAGCGCTCATAGACATGGTAAGGCTGTTTTGATGATTACACATGACCCAGAGGAGGTCAAGGCTTATGCTGATCGCAATATTCATTTGATTAGAAATCAACGGCTTCCTTGGCGTTGCTTCAACATTCATGATGCTGAGGCTGATGAGAGCAAAGGAGGGTCATTCCATGCTTGA
- the znuB gene encoding Zinc ABC transporter inner membrane permease protein ZnuB has product MLEILSYDFMQRAVMAVVAISIFAPILGIFLILRRQSLLSDTLSHVSLAGVAFGVVLGVSPTFTTIIVVVLAAILLEYLRVVYKHYMEISTAILMSLGLAISLIIMSKSTSSSSMSLEQYLFGSIITISTEQVAALFVIALIILALTILFIRPMYILTFDEDTAYVDGLPVRVMSVLFNIVTGVAIALTIPAAGALLVSTIMVLPASIAMRLGKNFKSVIFLGIMIGFTGMLSGIFLSYFWETPASATITMIFIAIFLVVNLLSFIRQK; this is encoded by the coding sequence ATGCTTGAGATTTTATCTTATGATTTTATGCAGCGTGCTGTTATGGCTGTTGTGGCGATCAGTATCTTTGCTCCGATTTTGGGTATCTTTTTGATTTTGCGTCGTCAAAGCTTGTTGAGTGATACGCTTAGCCACGTTTCTCTGGCTGGTGTGGCCTTTGGTGTTGTTCTTGGTGTTTCGCCAACCTTCACAACGATTATTGTGGTGGTGCTAGCTGCCATCTTGCTAGAATATCTTAGGGTGGTTTATAAGCACTATATGGAGATTTCGACAGCTATCCTAATGTCCTTGGGGCTGGCTATTTCCTTGATTATCATGAGTAAGTCAACTAGCTCTTCTAGTATGAGCTTGGAGCAATACCTTTTTGGCTCTATCATTACTATTAGTACGGAGCAGGTTGCTGCCTTATTTGTCATTGCTTTGATTATTTTAGCCTTGACGATATTATTTATTCGTCCAATGTATATCTTGACCTTCGATGAGGACACAGCCTACGTCGATGGCTTGCCGGTGCGTGTCATGTCTGTCTTGTTTAATATTGTGACAGGTGTTGCTATTGCTCTAACGATCCCAGCGGCAGGGGCCCTTTTGGTATCAACGATTATGGTTTTGCCAGCAAGTATTGCTATGCGGCTTGGGAAAAACTTTAAATCAGTTATTTTTCTTGGGATTATGATTGGCTTTACAGGCATGCTGTCTGGTATTTTCTTGTCCTATTTTTGGGAAACGCCGGCAAGTGCGACCATTACGATGATTTTTATTGCGATCTTCCTTGTGGTTAACCTGCTGTCCTTTATACGTCAAAAATAA
- the tyrS gene encoding tyrosyl-tRNA synthetase, which yields MNIFEELKARGLVFQTTDEEALVKALTEGQVSYYTGYDPTADSLHLGHLVAILTSRRLQLAGHKPYALVGGATGLIGDPSFKDAERILQTKETVLDWSQKIKEQLSCFLDFDNGENKAELVNNYDWFSQISFIDFLRDVGKHFTINYMMSKDSVKKRIETGISYTEFAYQVMQGYDFYELNAKHNVTLQIGGSDQWGNMTAGTELLRKKADKTGHVMTVPLITDATGKKFGKSEGNAIWLDAKKTSPYEMYQFWLNVMDDDAVRFLKIFTFLSLDEIAAIEEQFNAARHERLAQKTLAREVVTLVHGEAAYQQALNITEQLFAGAIKNLSAAELKQGLSNVPNYQVQAEDSLNIVDMLVTAGISPSKRQAREDLQNGAIYLNGERLQDLDYSLSTADRIDNQLTVIRRGKKKYAVLTY from the coding sequence ATGAATATTTTTGAAGAACTCAAAGCTCGTGGCTTGGTCTTTCAGACGACCGATGAAGAAGCCCTTGTCAAAGCATTAACAGAAGGGCAAGTATCCTATTACACTGGCTATGATCCAACAGCTGATAGCCTGCATCTTGGTCATCTCGTTGCCATTTTGACATCACGTCGCTTGCAGCTAGCAGGACACAAGCCCTACGCTCTTGTCGGTGGGGCAACTGGGCTGATTGGTGATCCGTCCTTTAAAGACGCTGAGCGTATCCTACAAACCAAGGAAACCGTTCTTGATTGGAGCCAAAAGATTAAAGAACAACTCTCTTGCTTTCTTGACTTTGACAACGGTGAAAACAAGGCTGAGCTTGTCAACAACTATGACTGGTTCTCACAGATTAGCTTTATTGACTTCCTTCGTGATGTCGGCAAGCACTTCACTATCAATTACATGATGAGCAAGGATTCAGTGAAAAAACGTATCGAAACCGGAATTTCCTACACCGAATTTGCATATCAGGTCATGCAAGGCTACGATTTTTACGAGCTAAATGCTAAGCACAATGTGACACTGCAAATCGGCGGCTCTGACCAGTGGGGTAATATGACAGCAGGTACCGAATTGCTCCGCAAAAAAGCTGACAAGACTGGACATGTGATGACAGTGCCATTGATTACAGATGCAACAGGTAAAAAATTCGGCAAGTCAGAGGGTAATGCGATTTGGCTTGACGCTAAAAAAACATCTCCTTACGAGATGTACCAGTTCTGGTTAAATGTTATGGACGATGATGCGGTACGCTTCCTGAAGATCTTCACCTTCTTATCACTTGATGAGATTGCTGCTATTGAGGAGCAGTTCAACGCAGCACGCCATGAGCGCCTTGCTCAAAAGACACTTGCGCGTGAGGTGGTGACACTGGTTCATGGAGAGGCAGCCTACCAGCAAGCCCTCAATATTACCGAACAGCTTTTTGCAGGAGCTATCAAAAACCTTTCAGCAGCTGAGCTTAAGCAAGGCTTAAGCAATGTCCCTAACTATCAGGTTCAAGCAGAAGACAGCCTAAATATCGTGGATATGTTAGTCACAGCAGGCATTTCACCATCAAAACGTCAGGCGCGTGAGGATTTACAAAATGGCGCGATCTACCTCAATGGAGAACGACTTCAGGATCTGGATTACAGCTTATCTACAGCAGATCGCATTGACAATCAGTTGACCGTCATTCGCCGCGGCAAGAAAAAATACGCTGTACTAACCTACTAA
- the ponA_1 gene encoding penicillin-binding protein 1B, with product MVKWKKNQTSKNHQRLELVDFGTVFLRTLKFMSSFFYVAVFLFGMLGAGMAFGYLASQIDSVKIPSKESLVKQVESLTMMSQITYSDNSLISGIDTDLLRTPVANDAISDNIKKAIVSTEDDNFQRHNGIVPKAIFRATLASVLGFGESSGGSTLTQQLIKQQVLGDDPTFRRKSKEIIYALALERYMSKDDILSHYLNVSPFGRNNKGQNIAGVEEAARGIFGVSAKDLTVPQAAFLAGLPQSPIVYSPYLPTGQLKSADDMAYGIKRQQNVLYNMYRTGVLTEKEYRDYKAYPISNDFIKPETVTANTHDYLYYSVLAEAQKAMYSYLIKRDKVPAKDLKNDETKAAYEERALTELQHGGYTVKTTINKPIHQVMQKAAAQFGGLLDDGTGTVQMGNVLTDNATGAVLGFIGGRDYAQNQNNHAFNTVRSPGSSIKPIIAYGPAIDQGLMGSASVLSNYPTTYSSGQKIMHVDSEGTAMMPLQEALNTSWNIPAFWTQKLLRDKGVDVENYMSKMGYRIADYSIESLPLGGGIETSVAQQTNAYQMIANNGLYQKQYMVASITASDGSVVYQHEAKPVRIFSAPTATILQELLRGPISSGATTTFKSRLAGINPSLAGADWIGKTGTTENYTDVWLVLATPRVTLGGWAGHDDNTSLAPLTGYNNNSNYMAYLVNAISQADPNLFGLGQRFSLDPGVIKASVLKATGLKPGTVTINGQTISIGGELTTSLWAQKGPGATTYRFAIGGTDADYQKAWGGFSGRRN from the coding sequence ATGGTGAAATGGAAAAAGAATCAAACAAGCAAAAATCATCAGCGATTAGAATTAGTTGATTTTGGAACGGTCTTTTTGCGCACATTAAAATTCATGTCGAGCTTTTTTTATGTAGCTGTCTTTTTATTTGGCATGCTGGGTGCTGGTATGGCCTTTGGCTATTTAGCCAGTCAAATTGACTCGGTAAAAATTCCAAGTAAGGAAAGTCTTGTCAAGCAGGTTGAATCATTGACCATGATGTCACAGATTACCTATTCAGATAATAGCTTGATTTCAGGCATTGATACGGATCTGCTTAGGACACCGGTTGCTAATGATGCGATTTCAGACAATATCAAAAAGGCTATTGTCTCAACTGAGGACGACAACTTTCAGCGCCATAATGGCATTGTGCCAAAGGCGATTTTTCGTGCGACTCTGGCCTCTGTTTTGGGCTTTGGGGAGTCAAGTGGTGGCTCTACGCTGACACAGCAGTTGATTAAGCAGCAAGTCTTGGGCGATGATCCGACCTTTAGGCGAAAATCAAAGGAAATTATCTATGCACTGGCCTTAGAGCGTTACATGTCAAAGGACGATATTTTATCACATTATTTAAACGTGTCGCCTTTTGGTCGTAATAATAAGGGACAAAACATTGCAGGTGTGGAGGAGGCTGCGCGTGGCATTTTTGGAGTCTCTGCCAAGGATTTGACGGTTCCGCAGGCGGCCTTTTTGGCAGGGCTTCCGCAAAGCCCGATTGTTTATTCGCCGTATTTGCCGACAGGGCAGTTAAAATCAGCCGATGATATGGCCTATGGGATTAAGCGCCAGCAAAATGTCCTCTACAATATGTATCGAACAGGTGTGCTGACAGAAAAAGAATATCGTGATTATAAGGCATATCCTATTAGCAATGATTTTATCAAACCTGAAACAGTCACTGCCAATACTCATGATTACCTCTACTATTCTGTCTTGGCAGAGGCACAAAAGGCCATGTATAGCTATCTGATTAAGCGAGATAAGGTGCCTGCTAAAGATTTAAAAAATGATGAGACTAAGGCTGCCTATGAGGAGCGAGCCTTAACTGAGCTGCAGCATGGCGGCTACACTGTCAAAACAACAATCAATAAGCCAATCCATCAGGTGATGCAAAAAGCGGCAGCTCAGTTTGGTGGCTTGTTAGATGATGGCACTGGGACAGTGCAGATGGGCAATGTCCTAACGGACAATGCTACAGGTGCTGTTTTGGGCTTTATTGGTGGGAGAGACTATGCTCAAAATCAAAACAATCATGCCTTTAATACTGTTCGCTCTCCAGGCTCTAGCATTAAGCCGATTATTGCTTATGGACCTGCCATTGATCAGGGATTAATGGGAAGTGCTAGTGTCCTATCCAACTATCCGACGACCTATTCCAGCGGTCAAAAAATCATGCACGTCGATAGTGAAGGAACAGCAATGATGCCCCTGCAGGAGGCGCTTAATACCTCATGGAATATTCCAGCCTTTTGGACTCAAAAGCTGCTGCGTGATAAGGGCGTTGATGTTGAAAACTATATGAGTAAAATGGGATATCGGATTGCTGATTATTCCATTGAAAGTCTGCCACTTGGTGGTGGGATTGAGACCTCGGTAGCCCAGCAGACCAATGCTTATCAGATGATTGCTAATAATGGTCTTTATCAAAAGCAATATATGGTGGCTAGTATCACAGCTAGTGATGGATCCGTTGTTTATCAGCATGAGGCCAAGCCGGTTCGTATTTTCTCAGCTCCGACAGCAACGATTTTACAGGAGCTCTTGAGAGGGCCGATTTCATCTGGGGCAACAACCACTTTTAAAAGCCGATTAGCAGGGATCAACCCAAGCCTTGCAGGTGCTGACTGGATAGGTAAAACAGGAACAACCGAAAATTATACCGATGTCTGGCTGGTCTTAGCTACTCCAAGGGTTACTTTGGGTGGTTGGGCAGGCCATGATGACAATACCTCGCTTGCACCACTGACGGGATACAATAATAATTCAAATTATATGGCTTATTTGGTTAATGCCATCAGTCAGGCTGATCCCAATCTTTTTGGCCTTGGTCAGCGGTTTTCACTGGATCCTGGTGTTATCAAGGCTTCTGTCTTGAAGGCCACTGGTCTAAAGCCGGGTACAGTGACGATCAATGGCCAAACCATCTCCATCGGTGGAGAGCTAACAACCAGCCTTTGGGCTCAAAAGGGACCCGGAGCAACTACCTATAGGTTTGCCATTGGTGGAACAGACGCAGACTATCAAAAAGCCTGGGGAGGTTTTAGTGGTAGAAGAAATTAG